A stretch of Metabacillus sp. FJAT-52054 DNA encodes these proteins:
- the pstC gene encoding phosphate ABC transporter permease subunit PstC, protein MAMSSGQSIRDLIKEKKAKNSSGRLVEKAVPVILLLTAIVSVLTTLGILYTLIVETVIFFSQVPFMEFITKTEWLPFASGDENKVYGISALVSGTLLVTVIATIVAVPFGLGAAIYLSEYASDRVRRIVKPILEILAGIPTIVYGFFALTFVTPLLQKLIPDLPFFNALSPGIVVGIMIIPMIASLSDDAMSSVPNAIREGALAMGATKFELAIKIILPAAISGIVASFVLGISRAIGETMIVTLAGGSNPNFTFNPTETIQTMTSYIVQASTGDAGFGTTQYYSIYAVGMTLFVFTLIMNILAQYISRRFREEY, encoded by the coding sequence ATGGCTATGTCAAGCGGTCAATCAATACGCGACCTGATAAAAGAGAAAAAAGCCAAGAATAGTTCTGGCAGATTGGTTGAAAAAGCAGTACCGGTAATTTTATTGCTAACAGCAATTGTTTCCGTTCTTACCACACTTGGAATTTTGTACACGTTAATTGTAGAAACCGTTATTTTCTTCTCGCAGGTTCCATTCATGGAATTCATTACGAAAACAGAATGGCTTCCTTTTGCTTCAGGAGATGAGAATAAGGTTTATGGAATATCTGCATTGGTTTCCGGAACTCTCCTTGTAACCGTGATTGCAACAATTGTTGCGGTACCATTCGGGCTTGGAGCAGCCATATATTTGAGTGAATATGCTTCAGACCGCGTCAGAAGAATCGTTAAGCCGATACTTGAGATTCTTGCTGGTATTCCTACCATCGTTTACGGCTTTTTTGCATTGACTTTCGTCACTCCTCTATTACAAAAGCTGATCCCGGATCTTCCGTTTTTTAACGCGCTTAGCCCGGGAATTGTAGTTGGGATTATGATCATTCCGATGATTGCTTCCCTATCAGATGATGCGATGAGCTCTGTTCCAAACGCCATCCGCGAAGGTGCGCTGGCAATGGGGGCAACAAAATTTGAGCTGGCAATTAAAATTATTTTGCCTGCTGCAATTTCAGGAATTGTAGCGTCTTTCGTTCTTGGGATTTCCCGTGCAATCGGGGAAACAATGATTGTGACACTTGCAGGTGGTTCAAATCCGAACTTTACCTTTAATCCTACAGAAACCATCCAGACGATGACATCTTATATCGTTCAGGCAAGCACTGGGGACGCAGGATTTGGTACAACCCAATATTACAGCATATATGCTGTCGGAATGACACTGTTTGTGTTTACTCTCATTATGAACATCCTGGCTCAATACATCTCACGCCGCTTTAGAGAGGAGTACTAA
- a CDS encoding PstS family phosphate ABC transporter substrate-binding protein translates to MKSLKFMAVTIMASSVLALAACGNSGDTAKQGEKTEQTDKKLSGEIAIDGSSTVAPIGEAVSEEFSAENPDVKAPIGVSGTGGGFERFVAGETDISQASRPIKDEEAKAAKDAGIEYTEFKIANDGLSVVVSKENDFVKELTVDQLQEMWTENGKAEKWSDIDPSWPKEEIKFYSPGTDSGTYDYFTEAILEANDKKGNPMTKSATLSEDDNVLVKGVQNDKNAIGYFGYSYYFENKDTMRAVPVVNEEGKAVEPSNKTIEDGSYNPLSRPLYIYVSNKSLQEKEQVKEFVKFYLENAATLSEEVGYVKLPEDEAKEQMTKFEEATK, encoded by the coding sequence ATGAAAAGCTTGAAATTCATGGCCGTTACTATTATGGCATCTTCTGTACTAGCACTAGCTGCTTGCGGAAATAGCGGAGATACTGCTAAACAAGGCGAAAAAACAGAACAGACAGATAAAAAGCTATCCGGTGAAATCGCAATCGACGGTTCATCTACAGTAGCGCCAATCGGTGAAGCTGTTTCTGAAGAATTTTCTGCTGAAAACCCTGATGTAAAAGCACCAATCGGTGTATCTGGAACAGGCGGCGGTTTCGAGCGTTTCGTTGCAGGTGAAACTGATATTTCTCAAGCATCCCGCCCAATTAAAGATGAAGAAGCTAAAGCTGCTAAAGATGCTGGAATCGAATATACTGAATTTAAAATTGCGAACGATGGTCTTTCAGTTGTTGTAAGCAAAGAGAATGACTTTGTAAAAGAATTGACTGTAGATCAGCTGCAAGAAATGTGGACTGAAAACGGTAAAGCTGAAAAATGGTCTGATATCGATCCATCATGGCCGAAAGAAGAAATCAAATTCTATTCTCCTGGTACTGATTCCGGAACATATGACTATTTCACAGAAGCAATCCTAGAGGCTAACGACAAAAAAGGCAATCCAATGACTAAATCCGCAACACTTTCTGAGGATGACAACGTTCTTGTAAAAGGTGTTCAAAACGATAAAAACGCAATTGGCTACTTTGGCTACTCTTACTACTTCGAAAACAAAGACACTATGAGAGCTGTACCAGTTGTAAATGAAGAAGGAAAAGCTGTTGAGCCATCTAACAAAACAATTGAAGACGGTTCTTACAATCCGCTTTCCCGTCCGCTATACATCTATGTAAGCAACAAATCTCTTCAAGAAAAAGAGCAAGTTAAAGAATTCGTTAAATTCTACTTAGAAAATGCTGCAACACTTTCTGAAGAAGTTGGATATGTTAAACTTCCAGAAGACGAAGCAAAAGAGCAAATGACTAAGTTTGAAGAAGCAACGAAATAA
- a CDS encoding penicillin-binding protein 2 — protein MTKEKKSRRKRFMPVRLNVLFLIVFLVFCGIVLRLGIVQIVYGQDYQKELDRKEEVDVSSTVPRGKMYDRNYSTLVDNEPLNAITYTRSSATSQEKRLAIAKILAKMIDQKTDKITERDLKDYWMITRPDEAENKITDEDRQKAGEGKISEDQLYDLQLSRITKEDLARVSQKELEILAIKRQMDAGYAMTPQIIKNKGVSPKEFATVSEHLDELPGVDVTTDWERKYPFDTMLRTMIGNISSPEQGIPKEQRDTFLAKGYSLNDRVGTSYLEMEYEDVLQGEKARAKNMTDREGNILDTQMISEGKSGKDLILTMDIELQIEVEKIIEEELNAAKKESGTELLDRAFVVMMDPRNGEVLSMAGKQIVKDRSGVQKMKDFSLGAMTSSYTMGSAVKGATVLSGYQSGAIKPGTTLLDEPLFIKGSPPKKSHETMGSINDLEALKRSSNVYMFKTVIEMAGGKYKKNGSLPLDTGAFSVLRNYYSQFGLGVPTGIDLPNEATGYQGSDVTPGLLLDLSIGQYDTYTPLQLAQYVSTIANGGYRMKPQMVREIREPAPSEGLGPVVKSSHPEILNKLEMSQSNIERVQEGFRQVMQEKGGTGYPYFMGADYKPAGKTGTAQAFYDGPVESKFLSPTYNLTMVGYAPNDHPEIAFSVVVPWAYDKSSNSHPINRTISKRIMDKYYELKSKHDKEKLEEKNMEKIEQKAINN, from the coding sequence ATGACGAAAGAGAAGAAAAGCAGAAGAAAAAGGTTTATGCCGGTCCGCCTAAATGTCCTCTTCCTGATCGTATTCCTCGTTTTTTGCGGAATCGTTCTCAGACTTGGCATTGTACAGATCGTCTATGGCCAGGACTACCAGAAGGAACTCGACCGGAAAGAAGAAGTCGATGTGAGTTCTACAGTACCGAGAGGGAAAATGTACGACAGGAATTATAGTACTTTAGTGGACAATGAGCCGCTTAACGCGATTACATACACCAGATCTTCGGCGACAAGCCAGGAAAAACGGCTGGCTATTGCTAAAATCCTGGCGAAAATGATTGATCAAAAAACAGATAAGATTACAGAAAGAGATTTAAAAGATTATTGGATGATTACACGTCCTGATGAAGCAGAAAATAAAATAACGGATGAAGACAGACAAAAGGCAGGGGAAGGCAAGATTTCTGAAGACCAGTTGTACGATCTTCAGCTAAGCCGAATTACAAAGGAAGATTTAGCAAGGGTATCTCAAAAAGAACTTGAAATACTCGCTATTAAACGGCAAATGGATGCCGGATATGCCATGACTCCGCAAATTATTAAAAATAAAGGCGTTTCACCGAAGGAATTCGCAACGGTAAGCGAACATCTTGATGAGCTTCCAGGAGTGGACGTTACAACAGACTGGGAACGGAAATATCCATTTGATACAATGCTGCGCACGATGATTGGCAACATCTCCTCACCTGAGCAAGGGATACCAAAGGAGCAGAGGGACACATTTCTGGCTAAAGGATACAGCCTTAATGACAGGGTTGGGACCAGCTACCTTGAAATGGAGTATGAAGATGTCCTCCAAGGTGAGAAGGCACGGGCCAAGAATATGACGGACCGCGAAGGAAATATCCTGGATACTCAAATGATTTCAGAGGGCAAAAGCGGAAAAGATCTAATTCTGACCATGGATATTGAACTTCAAATAGAAGTGGAAAAAATTATTGAGGAAGAGCTCAATGCCGCAAAAAAAGAATCAGGCACTGAGCTTTTGGATCGGGCATTTGTTGTTATGATGGATCCAAGAAATGGAGAGGTGCTCTCCATGGCAGGCAAGCAAATTGTAAAGGATCGCAGCGGGGTGCAAAAAATGAAGGATTTCTCACTCGGTGCAATGACTTCTTCCTATACAATGGGCTCTGCCGTCAAGGGGGCGACCGTTCTTTCAGGCTATCAGTCCGGAGCAATCAAACCCGGCACCACTTTGCTGGATGAACCGCTTTTCATTAAAGGCTCCCCTCCAAAAAAATCACATGAAACCATGGGAAGCATTAATGATCTTGAAGCACTGAAGCGTTCTTCAAATGTTTACATGTTTAAAACGGTCATTGAAATGGCTGGAGGAAAGTATAAGAAAAACGGGTCTCTGCCGCTTGATACAGGGGCATTCAGTGTTCTTCGGAATTATTACAGCCAATTCGGCCTTGGGGTTCCGACAGGAATTGATCTGCCAAATGAAGCAACAGGATATCAGGGCTCAGATGTCACACCGGGATTATTGCTGGATTTATCTATTGGCCAATATGATACATATACCCCGTTGCAATTGGCTCAATATGTTTCGACCATTGCGAATGGGGGCTACCGGATGAAGCCGCAAATGGTCAGGGAAATAAGGGAACCCGCTCCTTCAGAAGGTCTTGGGCCGGTTGTGAAATCCTCTCATCCTGAGATCCTGAATAAACTTGAAATGAGCCAGAGCAATATTGAAAGGGTTCAGGAAGGCTTCAGACAAGTCATGCAGGAGAAGGGCGGAACAGGATATCCATACTTCATGGGTGCAGATTATAAGCCGGCCGGCAAAACCGGAACAGCACAGGCTTTTTATGATGGGCCTGTAGAAAGCAAATTCCTCTCGCCTACCTATAACCTGACGATGGTCGGATACGCCCCGAATGATCATCCTGAGATTGCCTTTTCGGTAGTTGTCCCATGGGCGTACGATAAAAGTTCCAATTCCCATCCAATCAATCGGACCATCAGCAAAAGAATAATGGATAAGTACTATGAACTAAAATCCAAGCATGATAAAGAAAAATTAGAAGAGAAGAATATGGAAAAAATTGAGCAAAAGGCGATAAACAATTAA
- a CDS encoding MFS transporter — protein MPKLQKLIGNIEINKDLLMLLTIGGLYSLSIALSNSFVNVFLWKQTGEFADLGIYNLTIVIMQPLTFILAGRWAKKIDRVIVLRLGVLFLSIFYILVLIIGSHANQFLVLMGALLGIGYGFYWLAFNVLTFEITEPETRDFFNGFLGILTSSAGMVGPIAAGLVISLFAGNSGYKIIFAISLILFACAVGMSLLIKRRPSHGQYLIKEVYLERKNNPNWKLITIAHFFQGLREGTFIFVIGVFVFITTGSELALGTFGMINSAVAFIAYYAASRVITKKIRKKAILAGGLLLYFSIFLILFNMSYQNLLIYAVCIAIAYPMLLVPYVSLTYDVIGRAWNAAGARVEYMVIRELFLNAGRVVSIAGFIAVVMLFDVQKSLPVYLAVIGAGHALIYLFVRRIHLHEPAETINKEDGEILAAESNLMDGENGT, from the coding sequence ATGCCTAAATTGCAAAAACTCATCGGTAATATCGAAATCAATAAAGACCTGTTGATGCTGTTAACGATTGGCGGTCTATATTCCCTAAGTATTGCGCTGTCCAACTCCTTCGTAAATGTATTCCTTTGGAAACAGACGGGTGAATTTGCTGACCTTGGTATATACAATTTAACAATTGTCATTATGCAGCCGCTCACATTTATATTAGCTGGACGGTGGGCCAAGAAAATCGATCGTGTGATCGTACTTCGGCTTGGTGTCCTTTTTCTTTCCATCTTTTATATCCTTGTGCTCATCATAGGAAGCCATGCCAATCAATTTTTAGTATTAATGGGAGCCCTTCTTGGAATTGGGTATGGATTTTACTGGCTTGCCTTTAATGTACTGACTTTTGAAATAACCGAACCTGAAACAAGGGATTTTTTTAACGGATTTTTAGGGATTTTAACCTCCTCAGCAGGAATGGTGGGGCCCATTGCGGCAGGACTGGTTATTTCCTTATTTGCCGGTAATAGCGGCTATAAAATCATTTTCGCGATTTCCTTAATTTTATTTGCCTGTGCAGTAGGAATGAGTCTTCTTATAAAGAGAAGACCATCTCACGGACAATACCTGATAAAAGAAGTCTATCTTGAAAGGAAAAATAATCCGAACTGGAAGCTGATTACGATTGCGCACTTCTTTCAAGGGTTGCGGGAAGGTACATTTATTTTTGTGATAGGGGTGTTCGTTTTTATCACCACCGGAAGTGAACTGGCTTTAGGTACGTTTGGAATGATTAACTCAGCGGTTGCTTTTATCGCTTACTATGCAGCATCGAGAGTGATCACGAAAAAAATCCGAAAAAAAGCCATATTGGCAGGGGGCCTGCTGCTTTATTTCTCCATCTTCCTGATTCTTTTTAACATGTCTTATCAAAACCTGCTGATTTATGCAGTTTGTATTGCGATTGCCTATCCTATGCTGCTCGTCCCGTATGTATCGCTTACCTATGATGTAATTGGGAGAGCATGGAACGCGGCTGGTGCCAGAGTGGAGTATATGGTAATCAGAGAGCTGTTTTTAAATGCAGGACGGGTTGTTTCGATAGCAGGGTTTATTGCAGTTGTCATGCTTTTTGATGTTCAGAAGTCACTTCCTGTGTATTTGGCGGTCATTGGAGCAGGACACGCTCTCATTTACCTGTTTGTGAGGAGAATTCATCTGCATGAGCCTGCTGAAACCATTAATAAGGAAGATGGAGAAATTCTTGCTGCAGAATCCAATTTAATGGATGGAGAAAACGGAACTTAA
- a CDS encoding superoxide dismutase, with the protein MAYELPQLPYAYDALEPHIDKETMNIHHTKHHNTYVTNVNAALEGHEDLAGKSIDELISNLDAVPEEKRTAVRNNGGGHSNHSFFWQILSPNGGGEPAGALADAISSKFGGFDAFKEEFAKAATTRFGSGWAWLVVNNGELEVTSTPNQDSPIMEGKTPVLGLDVWEHAYYLNYQNRRPDYISSFWNVVNWDEVSKRYEAAK; encoded by the coding sequence ATGGCTTACGAACTTCCGCAATTGCCTTACGCTTATGATGCATTGGAGCCTCATATCGACAAGGAAACAATGAACATTCATCACACGAAACATCATAATACGTATGTAACAAACGTGAATGCTGCACTTGAAGGACATGAAGACCTTGCAGGTAAAAGCATTGACGAACTAATCTCCAACCTGGATGCAGTTCCTGAAGAAAAAAGAACGGCTGTACGCAACAATGGCGGCGGTCACTCAAACCATTCATTCTTCTGGCAAATCCTTTCTCCAAACGGAGGCGGAGAGCCAGCCGGCGCTCTTGCTGACGCAATCAGCAGCAAATTTGGCGGATTTGACGCATTTAAAGAAGAATTTGCAAAGGCTGCAACAACACGTTTCGGGTCCGGCTGGGCTTGGCTTGTTGTAAACAATGGCGAACTTGAAGTGACAAGCACGCCAAACCAGGATTCTCCAATCATGGAAGGCAAAACGCCTGTGCTTGGACTTGATGTTTGGGAACATGCTTACTACTTAAATTATCAAAACCGCCGTCCCGATTATATCAGCTCTTTCTGGAATGTTGTAAACTGGGATGAGGTTTCAAAACGCTACGAAGCTGCAAAATAA
- a CDS encoding DUF456 domain-containing protein has translation MDFLYWALIIAAFVIAFAGLIYPIIPSVVFIVGGFLLYGLFYGFDEFGYTFWIVEGIFVAVLFAADYVTNLIGIKKVGGSKAAIWGSTIGLLVGPFAIPIAGILIGPFIGAVIAELIVHKKDFTTSVKVGIGSLIGFISGVFAKSVIQLIMIGYFLFVVL, from the coding sequence ATGGACTTTTTATATTGGGCATTAATCATTGCAGCATTTGTTATTGCTTTCGCAGGACTGATTTACCCAATCATTCCAAGCGTCGTGTTCATTGTCGGGGGCTTCCTGCTTTATGGATTGTTCTACGGATTTGATGAATTCGGCTACACATTCTGGATTGTCGAAGGGATTTTTGTTGCAGTGCTGTTCGCTGCAGATTATGTAACCAACTTGATTGGCATTAAAAAAGTTGGAGGGAGCAAGGCAGCAATTTGGGGAAGTACGATTGGACTTCTTGTCGGACCTTTTGCGATTCCGATTGCGGGAATTCTGATTGGTCCATTCATTGGAGCGGTGATAGCAGAACTGATTGTGCACAAAAAAGACTTTACTACCTCTGTAAAAGTCGGAATTGGTTCACTTATTGGATTTATATCAGGCGTATTTGCCAAAAGCGTCATTCAGCTGATCATGATCGGTTACTTCCTATTTGTCGTTCTGTAA
- a CDS encoding Na/Pi cotransporter family protein: protein MELDLQRVIFEFVGGLGIFLFGIKYMGEGLQRFAGNRLRDMLDRVTTNPVMAVLAGMAVTVFIQSSSGTTVIAVGLVSAGFMNLRQAVGVIMGANIGTTVTAFIIGFNVSEYSLPILAAGAILLYFIKNKKVHYAGQVVFGFGALFFGLELMGNGMKPLGTLSLFQDLTVGLSSNPLLGVLAGTILTGIVQSSSATIGILQELYGQNLINLHGTLPVMFGDNIGTTITAVLASIGASLAARRAAMAHVIFNLAGTSIFLIVLPLYTVFIESLETNLNLSPAMTIAFAHGTFNVTNALIQLPFIGALAWAASKIIPGEDPSIEYRTKHLDPLFIEQSSSIALGQAKEEVLRMGRFSVQGLKEANSYLKTNQQKHAQSAIQFEEVINNLDRKITDYLILISRNEMDENESAEHSVLIDTVRDIERVGDHFENIIELVDYKLSNKVKITDEAIKYLEEMFDLTVKTLEHAVQSLDDRDIGLANRVLEAEDRIDRMERTLRKKHIIRMNNGECSAQAGMVYVDIVSNLERIGDHCVNVAEAVLGYRK from the coding sequence ATGGAATTAGATCTCCAACGAGTGATTTTTGAATTTGTGGGGGGACTGGGGATCTTTTTATTTGGAATAAAATATATGGGAGAGGGATTGCAGCGTTTCGCGGGTAACCGGCTGCGAGATATGCTCGACCGGGTTACAACCAACCCTGTTATGGCAGTTCTTGCTGGAATGGCAGTTACCGTTTTCATTCAATCAAGCAGCGGTACAACGGTCATTGCCGTCGGTCTGGTCAGTGCGGGGTTTATGAATTTACGGCAAGCCGTTGGAGTCATTATGGGAGCAAATATCGGCACCACCGTAACAGCCTTCATAATTGGTTTCAACGTATCGGAATATTCGCTTCCGATACTAGCTGCAGGGGCCATCCTTTTGTATTTCATAAAAAATAAAAAGGTACATTATGCCGGACAGGTCGTATTTGGTTTTGGGGCTCTTTTTTTCGGTTTAGAATTAATGGGGAATGGTATGAAGCCGCTTGGTACTCTGTCTCTGTTTCAGGATTTAACTGTAGGGCTAAGCTCTAATCCGCTCCTTGGCGTTTTAGCAGGAACGATCCTGACAGGTATTGTACAAAGTTCAAGTGCGACAATCGGTATTCTTCAGGAGTTATACGGGCAGAATCTTATTAATTTGCATGGAACGCTTCCTGTCATGTTCGGAGATAATATTGGCACAACGATTACGGCAGTACTCGCATCAATCGGTGCTTCATTGGCTGCAAGAAGGGCAGCAATGGCTCATGTCATTTTTAACTTGGCAGGAACTTCAATCTTTTTAATTGTATTGCCATTGTACACCGTTTTTATTGAATCTCTGGAAACAAATCTCAATTTAAGTCCGGCTATGACGATTGCTTTTGCCCATGGTACCTTTAATGTAACAAATGCACTTATTCAGCTTCCATTTATCGGCGCCCTTGCCTGGGCGGCATCAAAAATTATTCCAGGTGAAGATCCGTCTATTGAATACCGGACTAAGCATTTGGATCCTTTATTTATAGAACAATCATCTTCCATTGCACTTGGACAGGCAAAAGAAGAAGTGCTGAGGATGGGACGCTTCTCCGTTCAGGGGCTAAAAGAAGCGAACAGCTATTTAAAAACCAATCAGCAGAAGCATGCACAATCTGCAATCCAGTTTGAAGAAGTGATCAACAATCTTGACCGCAAAATTACGGACTATTTAATCCTTATATCACGCAATGAAATGGATGAGAATGAGTCGGCTGAACACTCTGTTCTAATTGACACAGTCAGGGATATTGAGCGGGTGGGAGATCATTTCGAAAATATCATTGAATTAGTGGATTATAAGCTATCGAATAAAGTGAAAATAACGGATGAAGCGATCAAATACCTGGAGGAAATGTTCGATCTTACCGTTAAAACGCTTGAACATGCCGTTCAATCTCTTGATGACCGTGATATTGGACTTGCCAACCGAGTTCTTGAGGCGGAAGACCGGATTGACCGGATGGAGAGGACACTCAGGAAAAAGCATATCATTAGAATGAATAATGGAGAATGCTCGGCACAGGCAGGAATGGTTTATGTAGATATCGTGAGTAATCTGGAGCGAATTGGCGATCACTGTGTAAATGTTGCGGAAGCTGTTTTAGGTTACCGGAAATAA
- a CDS encoding DUF1189 domain-containing protein produces MNLFKQLAKSLYSPKDIASFRFQGIGKTILYVFVLSLAAIVPASIFLGLTISSSITAAQQTIQSDLPSFAIKNGELTADTDKPLEIKDGELFIVLDPTGSFTSKELELKQNAVGILQKEFVLVSNGTAQSIPYNSAGDFSITKDQIVNFADQTGQLKPVIIGAAIVLLYLISSFSKFVEVTILALLGLMIRSMLKKKVNYKQSWVMSAYSVTLATLFLTIMNAVQAAVPSQGLVIWFVHLVMLYLSIKEVPSKKEPAVIV; encoded by the coding sequence ATGAACCTATTCAAACAGCTAGCAAAAAGTCTTTACTCTCCGAAAGATATTGCTTCGTTCCGGTTTCAGGGAATTGGAAAAACGATTCTTTATGTCTTCGTATTGAGTCTCGCGGCCATCGTGCCTGCTTCGATTTTTTTGGGCCTTACAATCAGCAGCAGCATCACGGCTGCCCAGCAGACCATTCAAAGCGATCTTCCAAGCTTCGCAATTAAAAATGGAGAACTCACGGCCGACACGGATAAACCTCTTGAAATAAAGGATGGAGAACTATTCATTGTGCTGGACCCAACCGGATCGTTCACCTCTAAGGAACTTGAACTAAAACAGAATGCAGTTGGAATCCTTCAAAAGGAATTCGTTCTTGTTTCCAACGGTACTGCCCAGTCTATACCCTATAATAGTGCCGGCGACTTCAGCATTACAAAGGATCAGATTGTCAATTTTGCAGATCAAACCGGACAGCTAAAGCCCGTTATCATTGGTGCTGCCATCGTTCTGCTTTATCTAATCTCTTCTTTTTCTAAGTTTGTAGAAGTGACGATTCTGGCTTTATTAGGGCTTATGATCCGCAGCATGCTGAAGAAAAAAGTGAATTACAAGCAATCCTGGGTTATGTCTGCTTATTCCGTTACTCTTGCAACGCTATTTCTAACCATCATGAATGCTGTACAGGCAGCGGTACCGAGCCAGGGCCTTGTCATATGGTTCGTTCATCTGGTAATGCTTTATCTATCAATAAAAGAGGTTCCTTCAAAGAAAGAACCAGCAGTCATCGTTTAA
- a CDS encoding TetR/AcrR family transcriptional regulator — protein MKDLGKKEKIIQSATRLFSSLGFRGTTLSKIAGEAGIGKGTIYYYYNDKNEILLDCYMRHIRKTRSEAFKAYRTEKDILVKLRKILRYLSAEIHHDSFVSSLFEEYKEYRIPEIEKCFTSGEEESVQLICKLIREGQEQGYYAHVPLPLTAFMLVRMIFAYELDYEKTEQSDLHLKQLLRHMLRREIDPLN, from the coding sequence ATGAAGGACTTAGGGAAAAAAGAGAAAATTATTCAATCAGCAACACGGCTTTTCTCAAGCCTTGGCTTCAGGGGAACTACGTTAAGTAAAATTGCCGGAGAGGCAGGAATCGGGAAGGGTACGATCTATTATTATTACAATGATAAAAATGAGATTCTCCTTGATTGCTATATGCGTCACATTAGGAAGACCCGTTCAGAAGCTTTTAAAGCCTACAGGACAGAAAAGGATATTCTTGTAAAGCTGCGCAAAATTTTAAGGTACTTAAGTGCAGAGATTCATCATGATTCTTTTGTTTCTTCCTTATTTGAAGAATATAAGGAATACCGGATTCCAGAAATTGAAAAGTGCTTTACAAGCGGTGAGGAAGAATCGGTCCAGCTTATTTGCAAATTGATAAGAGAAGGACAGGAGCAAGGATATTATGCACATGTTCCTCTTCCGCTAACTGCTTTTATGCTCGTTCGGATGATTTTCGCCTACGAGCTTGATTATGAGAAAACCGAGCAAAGCGATTTGCATTTAAAACAGCTGCTCCGGCATATGCTTAGAAGAGAAATTGATCCTTTGAACTAA